The Leptolyngbya sp. CCY15150 genome has a segment encoding these proteins:
- a CDS encoding aldo/keto reductase: MKTRTLGQDLKVSAIGLGCMGMSEFYSGRDEAEAIATLHRALDLGVTLLDTADMYGPFTNEELVGKAIANRREQVVIATKFGNVRTPDGGWGGVCGKPEYVKQCCDASLQRLGVEVIDLYYQHRVDVNVPIEETIGAMAELVQQGKVRYLGLSEAAPATIRRAHAVHPITALQTEYSLWSREPEDEILPTVRELGIGFVPYSPLGRGFLSGQFQSPDDFADDDYRRHSPRFQGENFAKNLQLVAQIKAIAAAKQVTPAQLAIAWLLTRGEDIVPIPGTKQRRYLEENVAAVNITLTTTELEQINAVMPQGAAVGDRYPDMSTVNR, translated from the coding sequence ATGAAAACACGCACCTTAGGACAAGACTTAAAGGTTTCCGCCATTGGCTTAGGCTGTATGGGTATGTCGGAGTTTTATAGCGGTCGAGATGAGGCCGAAGCGATCGCCACCCTGCATCGGGCCCTCGATTTGGGCGTAACGCTGCTCGATACTGCTGATATGTACGGGCCGTTTACCAACGAAGAGCTGGTAGGCAAGGCGATCGCGAATCGTCGTGAACAGGTGGTGATTGCCACTAAATTTGGCAATGTACGAACCCCAGATGGCGGGTGGGGCGGCGTCTGCGGCAAGCCCGAGTACGTTAAGCAATGCTGTGATGCTTCACTCCAGCGCTTAGGGGTAGAGGTGATTGACCTCTATTACCAACACCGGGTTGATGTCAACGTGCCGATTGAGGAAACGATTGGCGCAATGGCTGAGCTGGTGCAACAGGGTAAAGTACGCTACTTGGGACTGTCGGAAGCGGCTCCCGCCACGATTCGACGCGCCCATGCGGTGCATCCTATTACGGCGCTGCAAACGGAATATTCTCTGTGGAGCCGAGAACCGGAGGACGAGATTTTGCCCACCGTGCGGGAATTGGGGATTGGCTTTGTGCCCTACAGTCCCCTGGGGCGTGGCTTCCTGTCCGGTCAGTTTCAGAGTCCTGATGATTTTGCCGACGATGACTATCGCCGCCATTCCCCTCGCTTTCAAGGGGAAAATTTTGCCAAAAACCTGCAGCTTGTCGCGCAGATCAAGGCGATCGCTGCCGCTAAGCAAGTCACTCCCGCCCAGTTGGCGATCGCTTGGCTATTGACCCGAGGGGAGGACATTGTACCCATTCCTGGTACCAAGCAGCGGCGTTACCTAGAAGAAAATGTAGCGGCAGTGAACATCACTCTGACCACAACGGAACTGGAGCAGATCAACGCGGTGATGCCTCAGGGGGCGGCGGTAGGCGATCGCTATCCCGATATGAGTACGGTCAACCGCTGA
- a CDS encoding NAD(P)-dependent alcohol dehydrogenase: MKAIARSDYGSPDVLKLEEVDKPIVSNHGVLINVHATSVNAGDLHLMYGTPLITRLIYGGLRKPKVKILGFDVAGRVEAVGQDVTQFQPGDEVFGDLSECGFGAFAEYVCAPESALVLKPKTSSFEEAAAVPGAGMTALQGLRDCGHIQPGQKVLINGASGGVGSFAVQMAKAFGAEVTAVCRTQKIDKVRSLGADHILDYTQTDITQTGQPYDLIFDAAAYRSVFDYLPMLTPDGIYVMVGGSIARFFQAMFLAPWISRTRRQKVKCLAVKPNQTDLIALKDLLEARAIAPLIDQCYSLSDVPAAIRHLEQRQVLGKVAIRV; encoded by the coding sequence ATGAAGGCGATCGCCCGTTCAGACTATGGTTCCCCCGATGTCCTGAAGCTGGAAGAGGTCGATAAGCCTATCGTTTCCAACCATGGCGTATTGATTAACGTTCATGCCACATCAGTGAATGCGGGGGATCTGCATCTTATGTATGGAACGCCCTTGATCACTCGCCTGATTTACGGCGGATTACGCAAGCCCAAGGTGAAGATTCTCGGCTTTGACGTCGCTGGACGGGTTGAAGCCGTTGGTCAGGATGTCACCCAATTTCAGCCTGGGGATGAAGTTTTTGGGGATCTCTCAGAGTGTGGCTTTGGGGCTTTTGCCGAGTATGTCTGTGCCCCAGAATCTGCGTTGGTGTTGAAGCCTAAAACTAGTTCTTTTGAGGAAGCTGCGGCTGTTCCTGGTGCAGGGATGACGGCCTTACAAGGGCTGCGCGACTGCGGACACATCCAGCCCGGACAGAAAGTTCTCATTAACGGCGCATCCGGGGGGGTGGGTTCGTTTGCCGTGCAAATGGCCAAGGCCTTTGGTGCTGAAGTAACGGCAGTGTGCAGGACACAAAAAATAGACAAGGTGCGATCGCTTGGGGCAGACCACATCCTTGACTACACTCAAACCGATATCACTCAAACTGGACAGCCTTACGACCTGATTTTTGATGCAGCCGCCTACCGTTCTGTGTTCGACTATCTACCCATGTTGACTCCTGACGGCATCTACGTCATGGTGGGGGGCTCCATCGCTCGATTTTTTCAGGCGATGTTTCTCGCACCCTGGATTTCCAGAACCCGTCGCCAAAAAGTGAAGTGTTTAGCAGTGAAACCGAATCAAACTGATCTAATAGCTTTGAAGGATCTCTTGGAGGCAAGGGCGATCGCCCCCCTGATCGACCAATGCTATAGTCTGAGCGATGTTCCTGCCGCCATTCGCCACCTAGAACAGCGGCAAGTGCTGGGGAAAGTCGCCATTCGTGTTTAA
- a CDS encoding carboxymuconolactone decarboxylase family protein: MKTSIPLGKTPQSERFQRGWQQLEAIDGEAGKQVIDSLQAIAPDLARYVIEFPFGDIYARPGLDLKSREIATIAALTAMGNAQPQLKVHIQAALNVGCTREEIVEVVMQMAVYAGFPAALNGMTAVKEVFAA; the protein is encoded by the coding sequence ATGAAAACGTCAATACCCCTGGGAAAGACACCCCAGTCTGAGCGCTTTCAACGGGGTTGGCAGCAGCTTGAAGCCATTGATGGGGAAGCGGGCAAGCAAGTCATCGACAGTCTGCAAGCGATCGCCCCCGATCTAGCTCGGTATGTCATCGAGTTTCCCTTTGGCGATATTTATGCTCGCCCTGGACTCGATCTAAAATCTCGCGAGATTGCCACCATCGCCGCCCTCACCGCCATGGGCAATGCTCAGCCCCAGCTTAAAGTCCACATCCAAGCGGCCCTCAATGTGGGCTGCACCCGAGAAGAAATTGTGGAAGTTGTCATGCAAATGGCGGTTTATGCCGGATTTCCGGCGGCCCTCAATGGCATGACCGCCGTAAAGGAGGTATTTGCAGCATGA
- a CDS encoding AraC family transcriptional regulator, translating to MQEKTFSGYLTRSVIQFAAHQGLDVEGLYSRVGLDPIVLTTPDQRIPASVHYAVWREVVKQTGDENLGLHFGEAFNVGNYGIVGYILLNCQTLADVFEKYCRYTFLFCQGVPSQLSVSDGMAFFECHLKSDFMPQDDLSTESRYDSECTFASTLAAVKTLTGKELRPSMVSFCHAPPVDLSEYQRIFQTDLKFSMPFNRLVFNAAYLDWPVLSCNAHLLSFFEQQADAMLGAINGGDRYSQKVAHLIAEHLQGELPKIDAIASALSISTRHLQRELQAEGTSFQKLLDKTRKELALRHLENPTISIHDIAFLLGFSEPSAFNRAFKRWTGKTPRFCRSI from the coding sequence ATGCAAGAAAAAACTTTCTCTGGATATCTGACCCGTAGCGTGATTCAGTTTGCAGCTCATCAGGGATTGGATGTCGAGGGGCTATATTCTAGAGTTGGGCTTGATCCCATCGTCCTGACTACACCGGATCAGCGAATCCCAGCATCTGTTCATTATGCGGTATGGCGCGAGGTCGTCAAGCAAACAGGTGATGAAAATCTGGGACTCCATTTTGGGGAAGCCTTTAATGTCGGCAATTATGGCATCGTTGGGTACATCCTACTCAATTGCCAGACCTTAGCCGATGTCTTTGAGAAATATTGCCGCTACACCTTTCTCTTTTGCCAGGGGGTTCCTAGCCAACTTTCAGTTTCAGATGGCATGGCCTTTTTTGAGTGCCATTTGAAATCTGACTTCATGCCCCAGGATGACCTGTCAACAGAATCGCGTTACGATTCTGAATGCACGTTTGCCTCAACCTTAGCCGCTGTCAAAACGCTCACAGGAAAAGAGTTACGTCCGTCCATGGTGTCATTTTGCCATGCTCCTCCTGTGGATTTATCGGAGTATCAACGCATTTTTCAAACCGATCTAAAATTTTCAATGCCGTTCAACCGTCTGGTGTTTAATGCGGCATACCTGGACTGGCCTGTGTTGTCTTGCAATGCGCATCTACTATCTTTTTTTGAGCAACAGGCGGACGCAATGTTAGGGGCGATCAATGGGGGCGATCGCTACAGTCAAAAAGTTGCCCATCTCATTGCAGAGCATCTTCAAGGAGAACTCCCAAAAATTGACGCGATCGCCTCTGCACTCTCGATTAGTACTCGCCATCTCCAGCGAGAGTTACAGGCGGAAGGCACCTCGTTTCAGAAATTACTCGATAAAACTCGAAAAGAATTGGCGTTGAGACATTTGGAAAATCCAACGATCTCGATTCACGACATTGCATTTCTGCTGGGCTTTTCAGAACCGAGTGCGTTTAACCGAGCCTTCAAACGCTGGACAGGAAAAACCCCTCGATTCTGTCGATCTATATAG
- a CDS encoding MerR family transcriptional regulator: MEQTLTIQQVAEATGLSVHTLRYYERCHLIAPIDRLSNGHRRYSSSDLHWIEFLNKLRLTGMPIRQMQHYAELVRNSPNSTFEERRQILVAHREMVVEQLEQLQANLAVIDWKIQHYSNLEAELRTHENVNTPGKDTPV, from the coding sequence ATGGAACAAACACTCACCATTCAACAAGTTGCCGAGGCCACCGGACTAAGCGTTCACACCTTGCGATATTACGAGCGCTGCCATCTGATCGCGCCCATTGACCGTTTGTCCAACGGTCATCGGCGCTATTCCTCAAGCGACCTGCACTGGATTGAGTTTTTGAACAAGTTGCGGCTGACGGGAATGCCCATTCGGCAGATGCAGCATTATGCAGAGCTCGTGAGGAATTCCCCCAACAGCACCTTTGAAGAACGACGACAGATTCTGGTCGCCCATCGTGAGATGGTCGTGGAGCAACTTGAACAACTCCAGGCAAATCTGGCCGTCATTGATTGGAAAATTCAGCACTATTCAAACCTCGAAGCGGAGCTACGAACTCATGAAAACGTCAATACCCCTGGGAAAGACACCCCAGTCTGA
- a CDS encoding nuclear transport factor 2 family protein yields the protein MDLDIENQIRECEARLYTAMLASDVSELDILIADDLLFAGPTGELATKAMDLDLHRTGGTQFREFVPKELEIRVWSEHFALASAKIFLSGTYLGNAFAGNYRYTRVWRRGESGWQIVGGSVSAMV from the coding sequence ATGGATTTAGACATTGAAAACCAGATTCGTGAGTGTGAAGCGCGGCTTTATACCGCAATGTTAGCCTCTGATGTCTCTGAATTAGATATACTCATTGCTGATGATCTACTTTTCGCTGGGCCAACGGGTGAACTGGCAACTAAAGCCATGGATTTAGACTTGCACCGCACTGGCGGTACTCAGTTTCGCGAGTTTGTGCCTAAAGAGCTAGAAATACGTGTTTGGAGCGAACATTTTGCTCTTGCATCGGCTAAAATTTTCTTGAGCGGTACCTATTTAGGAAATGCCTTTGCAGGGAATTACCGCTATACGAGAGTTTGGCGTAGAGGCGAAAGCGGCTGGCAAATCGTTGGTGGCAGCGTTAGCGCAATGGTTTGA
- a CDS encoding MOSC domain-containing protein, which translates to MTIIGTVESLWCYPVKSMRGVEMPEIFMGFSGVHGDRCYAFKSSTARKGFPYLNANVQQQMLQYRPHYRYPERASKPPNLIEAASIAPGVTPANSDPEDMMLDIVTPAGTIVSVDDPELIQLLGEGLDEKTQLKLVRSDRALTDCRPISLISLSTIRQIESECSIPIDKRRFRANVYVDFASDEIGFAEDNFVGRRLRIGSIATVMVLERDPRCKMISLDPDTGEHNPEVSRKVAQAHGNFAGIYCAVLVEGVLKKGDSIELEAA; encoded by the coding sequence ATGACAATTATCGGAACCGTCGAAAGCTTATGGTGCTACCCAGTTAAAAGTATGCGCGGCGTGGAAATGCCCGAGATCTTTATGGGATTTTCTGGTGTCCATGGCGATCGCTGCTACGCCTTCAAAAGTTCCACTGCCCGCAAAGGATTTCCTTATTTGAACGCGAATGTGCAGCAACAAATGTTGCAGTATCGTCCGCACTATCGCTACCCAGAACGAGCCTCGAAACCGCCGAATTTAATCGAAGCAGCGAGCATAGCACCTGGAGTGACACCTGCTAACAGTGATCCAGAAGACATGATGTTGGATATTGTCACTCCGGCAGGCACAATAGTTTCTGTCGATGACCCAGAATTGATACAACTCCTGGGTGAAGGACTTGACGAAAAGACCCAACTGAAACTTGTGCGTTCAGACCGGGCTTTGACCGATTGTCGCCCGATTTCGTTAATCAGCTTATCCACGATTCGACAAATTGAATCAGAATGCTCAATTCCAATTGATAAGCGGCGTTTTCGAGCAAACGTCTACGTCGATTTTGCGTCAGACGAAATCGGATTTGCTGAAGATAATTTTGTCGGTCGCCGTCTACGGATTGGTTCGATCGCGACGGTCATGGTTCTTGAGCGAGATCCGCGTTGTAAGATGATTTCGCTCGATCCAGATACAGGTGAACATAACCCAGAAGTTTCACGGAAAGTTGCCCAAGCACACGGCAACTTTGCTGGAATTTACTGTGCGGTTCTAGTTGAAGGAGTATTGAAAAAAGGTGATTCTATCGAATTGGAAGCAGCTTGA
- a CDS encoding TetR/AcrR family transcriptional regulator — MAKTDTSNTPPLPPLSRERILQTALRLADEGGLEALSMRKVAQELGVKAMSLYNHVASKDDIIDGIVDIVVGKIDLPRFDLDWKIAMRQRALSAHEVLLKHPWAAIAIMSRINIGPAMLHYVDRTIGCLREAGFSWKMADHAWNAIDSHIYGFTLQELNFPVEASAYAETAESFISYIPPDQYPYMHQLSLYIIDGSYDGLYDFEFGLDFVLDGLDRLRERA, encoded by the coding sequence ATGGCTAAGACCGACACATCCAACACACCACCCCTGCCCCCGCTAAGTCGAGAGCGGATTTTGCAGACAGCTCTCCGCTTAGCAGATGAGGGAGGGCTTGAAGCGCTTTCGATGCGAAAGGTGGCTCAAGAATTAGGCGTAAAAGCAATGTCACTCTACAACCACGTTGCCAGCAAGGACGACATCATCGACGGCATCGTGGATATTGTGGTCGGTAAAATTGACTTGCCTCGCTTTGACCTCGATTGGAAAATTGCCATGCGGCAGCGGGCGCTCTCGGCTCACGAGGTGTTGCTCAAACATCCCTGGGCAGCGATCGCGATCATGTCACGGATCAACATCGGGCCAGCCATGCTGCACTATGTTGATCGAACGATCGGCTGCCTGCGGGAAGCAGGATTTTCGTGGAAGATGGCGGATCATGCCTGGAATGCCATCGACAGTCACATCTACGGCTTTACCCTTCAAGAACTCAACTTTCCTGTAGAAGCCTCAGCCTATGCCGAGACTGCCGAAAGCTTCATTTCATACATTCCTCCAGACCAATATCCCTATATGCACCAACTGTCGCTTTACATCATTGATGGCAGTTATGACGGTCTGTATGACTTTGAGTTTGGCCTCGATTTTGTTCTAGATGGGCTAGACCGGTTGCGCGAACGTGCCTGA